One window from the genome of Crassostrea angulata isolate pt1a10 chromosome 2, ASM2561291v2, whole genome shotgun sequence encodes:
- the LOC128171382 gene encoding uncharacterized protein LOC128171382 isoform X2 — translation MDTASSQYITASSQYITASSPYITASSPYGVNQCSKCPGDTAYHCVSCPCDLCPQCKENHVKDLQTIDHDVVSHRDKINYIPTQEICVRHPSHVYTKYCEPCQVPVCFHCRKHRTHRQLDVGTSYKTKRQQHRGTIHTIRSEALFYRPVLLTGIKADVKTCHTEFSPLQSEMLTKAQNLKDLIDDVVYKLLNNVLCYFDFKHRCKKQKIEMIRHIVRLRRYEHRYVQPAFTFSALQFLSFTKTALPQIHLTLHTSQLSMTESLNKEDVMESLSAIQITERGNRRVGNQCLLKLTSSAELHQSLTVTGVDRCYHISCVTSDRVWVSDWNNLMLTDTTGVPLHRVEDSDSDISGLHTVNSESELIYKDRKHNINKLSKDMKTTTTFIERTDSTWLPECVYWSPSTGDLLVGMYNYDTKTGKVTGKVTRYNQSGQVTQTIQNNNTGRGLYSTPNYITENNNGDVVVSDFESRAVVVTERGGRHRFSYTGHPSGSRLWLHGICTDALSHILVCDVTTVQMINKDGQFLSHLLTKSQEMGLPWSLSYDVNTHRLWVGYNTKVCVYRYITRQDALTDEHRPRPDQDTMSSSTQAV, via the exons ATGGACACAGCAAGCTCCCAATACATCACAGCAAGCTCGCAATACATCACAGCAAGCTCCCCATACATCACAGCAAGCTCCCCATACGGAGTAAATCAGTGTTCTAAGTGTCCGGGGGACACAGCGTACCATTGTGTATcgtgtccatgtgatctgtgtccccagtgtaaagagaaccatgtaaaagatctccaaacaatagaccatgatgttgtgtcacaccgtgataaaatcaactacatccCAACACAAGAGATCTGTGTGAGACATCCTAGCCATGTTTATACAAAGTACTGTGAACCTTGTCAAGTTCCTGTCTGTTTCCACTGTAGAAAACATAGAACTCACAGACAACTTGATGTTGGAACATCCTATAAAACAAAGCGACAACAACACAGAGGAACCATTCACACCATCAGAAGTgaggctctcttttacagacctgttctcctgACAGGAATCAAAGCTGATGTCAAAACCTGTCACACAGAATTCTCCCCCCTTCAATCagagatgttaacaaaggccCAGAACCTGAAGGATCTCATTGATGATGTGGTATATAAACTATTGAATAATGTGTTATgttactttgatttcaaacacagatgtaaaaaacaaaagatagaAATGATCAGACATATTGTCAGACTAAGGAGATATGAACACAGATATGTACAGCCAGCATTCACATTCAGTGCGCTACAATTCCTCTCCTTCACAAAGACAGCCCTCCCCCAGATACATCTtacactccacaccagccagctctccatgactgagtcactcaacaaggaggatgtgatggagtcactgagtgcaatccaaatcacagagagaggaaaccgacgcgtaggaaaccagtgtctgctgaaactgacgtcTAGTGCTGAGCTCCATCAATCTCTCACAGTGACAGGTGTTGATCGTTGttatcacatttcctgtgtgacatcagaccgggtctgggtcagtgattggaacaatctcatgttgacagacacaacaggtgtccctctacatcgtgtggaggATTCAGATAGTGATATATCtggattacacacagtgaacagtgagagtgaactgatttataaaGATAGGAAacataacatcaacaaactgtcaaaggatatgaaaacaaccaccacatttatagagagaacagactCTACATGGCTACCAgagtgtgtgtactggtccccgtccactggggatctactggtcgggatgtatAACTATGATACAAAGACAGGCAAGGTaacaggcaaggtaacccggtacaaccagagtggacaaGTCACACAAACCATACAGAACAACAACACAGGACGGGGACTGTATAGTACACctaactatataacagagaacaacaatggggatgtcgtggtgtctgactttGAGTCTcgtgctgtagtggtgacagagcgtggaggaagacatcgtttctcctacacaggacatccatcAGGATCACGACTATGGCTAcatggaatctgtactgacgcgctgtcacacatcctggtgtgtgatgttACAACAGTACAGATGATAAataaggacggtcagttcctgtcacatctactgacaaAATCACAAGAGATGGGTTTACCATggagcctgagttatgatgtcaacactcaccgtctctgggtcggataCAACACCAAGGTGtgtgtctacaggtatatcaccagacaggacgctctgacag atgaacacaGACCCCGTCCTGATCAGGACACCATGTCCAGCTCAACACAAGCCGTATAA
- the LOC128171382 gene encoding uncharacterized protein LOC128171382 isoform X1 — MDTASSQYITASSQYITASSPYITASSPYGVNQCSKCPGDTAYHCVSCPCDLCPQCKENHVKDLQTIDHDVVSHRDKINYIPTQEICVRHPSHVYTKYCEPCQVPVCFHCRKHRTHRQLDVGTSYKTKRQQHRGTIHTIRSEALFYRPVLLTGIKADVKTCHTEFSPLQSEMLTKAQNLKDLIDDVVYKLLNNVLCYFDFKHRCKKQKIEMIRHIVRLRRYEHRYVQPAFTFSALQFLSFTKTALPQIHLTLHTSQLSMTESLNKEDVMESLSAIQITERGNRRVGNQCLLKLTSSAELHQSLTVTGVDRCYHISCVTSDRVWVSDWNNLMLTDTTGVPLHRVEDSDSDISGLHTVNSESELIYKDRKHNINKLSKDMKTTTTFIERTDSTWLPECVYWSPSTGDLLVGMYNYDTKTGKVTGKVTRYNQSGQVTQTIQNNNTGRGLYSTPNYITENNNGDVVVSDFESRAVVVTERGGRHRFSYTGHPSGSRLWLHGICTDALSHILVCDVTTVQMINKDGQFLSHLLTKSQEMGLPWSLSYDVNTHRLWVGYNTKVCVYRYITRQDALTDEHRPRPDGDTRYTTPRHNNSSTKRR; from the exons ATGGACACAGCAAGCTCCCAATACATCACAGCAAGCTCGCAATACATCACAGCAAGCTCCCCATACATCACAGCAAGCTCCCCATACGGAGTAAATCAGTGTTCTAAGTGTCCGGGGGACACAGCGTACCATTGTGTATcgtgtccatgtgatctgtgtccccagtgtaaagagaaccatgtaaaagatctccaaacaatagaccatgatgttgtgtcacaccgtgataaaatcaactacatccCAACACAAGAGATCTGTGTGAGACATCCTAGCCATGTTTATACAAAGTACTGTGAACCTTGTCAAGTTCCTGTCTGTTTCCACTGTAGAAAACATAGAACTCACAGACAACTTGATGTTGGAACATCCTATAAAACAAAGCGACAACAACACAGAGGAACCATTCACACCATCAGAAGTgaggctctcttttacagacctgttctcctgACAGGAATCAAAGCTGATGTCAAAACCTGTCACACAGAATTCTCCCCCCTTCAATCagagatgttaacaaaggccCAGAACCTGAAGGATCTCATTGATGATGTGGTATATAAACTATTGAATAATGTGTTATgttactttgatttcaaacacagatgtaaaaaacaaaagatagaAATGATCAGACATATTGTCAGACTAAGGAGATATGAACACAGATATGTACAGCCAGCATTCACATTCAGTGCGCTACAATTCCTCTCCTTCACAAAGACAGCCCTCCCCCAGATACATCTtacactccacaccagccagctctccatgactgagtcactcaacaaggaggatgtgatggagtcactgagtgcaatccaaatcacagagagaggaaaccgacgcgtaggaaaccagtgtctgctgaaactgacgtcTAGTGCTGAGCTCCATCAATCTCTCACAGTGACAGGTGTTGATCGTTGttatcacatttcctgtgtgacatcagaccgggtctgggtcagtgattggaacaatctcatgttgacagacacaacaggtgtccctctacatcgtgtggaggATTCAGATAGTGATATATCtggattacacacagtgaacagtgagagtgaactgatttataaaGATAGGAAacataacatcaacaaactgtcaaaggatatgaaaacaaccaccacatttatagagagaacagactCTACATGGCTACCAgagtgtgtgtactggtccccgtccactggggatctactggtcgggatgtatAACTATGATACAAAGACAGGCAAGGTaacaggcaaggtaacccggtacaaccagagtggacaaGTCACACAAACCATACAGAACAACAACACAGGACGGGGACTGTATAGTACACctaactatataacagagaacaacaatggggatgtcgtggtgtctgactttGAGTCTcgtgctgtagtggtgacagagcgtggaggaagacatcgtttctcctacacaggacatccatcAGGATCACGACTATGGCTAcatggaatctgtactgacgcgctgtcacacatcctggtgtgtgatgttACAACAGTACAGATGATAAataaggacggtcagttcctgtcacatctactgacaaAATCACAAGAGATGGGTTTACCATggagcctgagttatgatgtcaacactcaccgtctctgggtcggataCAACACCAAGGTGtgtgtctacaggtatatcaccagacaggacgctctgacag atgaacacaGACCCCGTCCTGATGGAGACACCAGATACACGACACCTCGTCACAACAACTCATCAACTAAACGAAGGTAG